One region of Pseudomonas sp. ABC1 genomic DNA includes:
- the ykgO gene encoding type B 50S ribosomal protein L36, whose protein sequence is MKVVSSLKQAKLRHRDCQIVKRRGRVYVICKSEPRFKCVQGRPKPKRKNKG, encoded by the coding sequence ATGAAGGTCGTCTCCTCCCTCAAACAGGCCAAGCTGCGCCATCGCGACTGCCAGATCGTCAAGCGCCGCGGCCGTGTCTACGTCATCTGCAAGAGCGAACCGCGCTTCAAATGCGTGCAAGGCCGTCCGAAACCCAAACGCAAGAACAAAGGCTGA
- the yegS gene encoding lipid kinase YegS, whose protein sequence is MAQAPALLILHGKQALNEDVRHAVARWRETHGGPQSLAVRVTWEGGDARRLVHEAVAQGYGRIIAGGGDGTVREVAGAILEGGHAVSLAVLPLGTANDFARAAGVPLQPAQALALLDRAAVPVDVGEFGEGDFFLNMATGGFGSNVTANTPEDLKKVLGGGAYLLSGLSRFSELNAAHGRFRGPDFHWEGDFLAMGVGNGRQAGGGQALCPEALIDDGLLDLCIVPAPEDTVATLGALLSGSFLGVESISVGARLPWLEIELDDTLDLNLDGEPLTAKTLRFGVRPGALRMHLPPSCPLRMPVA, encoded by the coding sequence ATGGCGCAGGCACCGGCCTTGCTGATTCTGCACGGCAAACAGGCGCTGAACGAAGACGTGCGGCATGCCGTGGCCCGCTGGCGCGAAACCCACGGCGGGCCGCAGTCGCTGGCGGTGCGTGTCACCTGGGAAGGCGGTGATGCGCGGCGCCTGGTTCATGAAGCCGTGGCGCAAGGCTATGGCCGGATTATCGCCGGCGGTGGCGACGGTACGGTGCGCGAGGTCGCCGGTGCCATTCTCGAAGGTGGCCATGCCGTTTCCCTGGCGGTATTGCCCCTGGGCACGGCCAATGATTTTGCCCGTGCCGCCGGTGTCCCGCTGCAACCCGCCCAGGCCCTGGCCTTGCTTGATCGTGCGGCGGTGCCGGTCGATGTCGGGGAGTTTGGCGAGGGCGACTTCTTCCTCAACATGGCCACTGGCGGGTTCGGTTCGAATGTCACGGCCAATACGCCGGAAGACCTGAAGAAGGTGTTGGGGGGCGGTGCCTACCTGCTCAGCGGCTTGTCGCGCTTCAGCGAATTGAATGCGGCCCATGGCCGCTTTCGTGGACCGGATTTCCACTGGGAAGGCGACTTCCTGGCCATGGGCGTAGGCAACGGTCGCCAGGCCGGTGGAGGCCAGGCGCTTTGCCCGGAGGCCTTGATCGACGATGGCTTGCTGGATCTCTGCATCGTTCCCGCGCCCGAGGATACGGTGGCAACTCTCGGGGCATTGCTCAGTGGTAGTTTCCTGGGGGTGGAGAGCATTTCCGTTGGCGCTCGGCTGCCCTGGCTGGAGATCGAACTGGATGACACCCTCGACCTCAATCTGGATGGCGAGCCACTGACGGCGAAGACACTGCGCTTCGGTGTGCGGCCAGGTGCCTTGCGCATGCATCTGCCCCCGTCGTGTCCGCTGCGCATGCCGGTGGCCTGA
- a CDS encoding sigma-70 family RNA polymerase sigma factor — protein sequence MSIHPPGSTDKADVQTLYHDHHAWLLSWLRRRLHSHDSAPDLAHDTFLYALIRPEQTAHIREPRAWLRTIAHGLMIDQVRRRKLEQAYLASLAQCPEAEAPSPETRLLILETLAQIDALLDGMPSKVRSAFLLSRLEGMGYREIAQHLDVSISSVEKYMASAIRHCYLVQRRAGQ from the coding sequence GTGTCCATCCACCCTCCCGGCTCCACTGACAAAGCGGACGTCCAGACGCTTTACCACGATCACCACGCCTGGCTGCTGAGTTGGCTCAGGCGCCGACTGCACAGCCATGACAGTGCACCCGACCTCGCCCACGACACCTTTCTCTACGCCCTGATCCGCCCGGAACAGACCGCGCATATACGGGAACCGCGCGCCTGGCTGCGCACCATCGCCCATGGTCTGATGATTGACCAGGTTCGCCGGCGCAAGCTGGAACAGGCCTACCTGGCCAGCCTCGCCCAGTGCCCGGAGGCCGAAGCGCCTTCCCCGGAAACCCGCTTGCTGATCCTGGAAACCCTGGCCCAGATCGACGCCCTGCTCGACGGTATGCCGAGCAAGGTTCGTAGCGCCTTCCTGCTGTCGCGCCTGGAGGGAATGGGCTACCGGGAGATTGCGCAACACCTCGATGTCAGCATCAGCTCGGTGGAAAAATACATGGCCAGCGCCATCCGCCACTGCTACCTCGTGCAACGCCGGGCAGGACAGTGA
- a CDS encoding chemotaxis protein CheV: protein MAGILDSVDQRTQLVGQNRLEILMFRLAGRQKFAINVFKVQEVVQLPRMTLMPHRHNSVCGVINLRGQTLPVIDLSRAIGLRPLVPDANSTIIVTEYNRSVQAFLVGGVDRILNLNWESVLPPPSTAGRQHYLTAITKVDDELVEVIDVEKVLAEIVPYDTRISSERLSDPILERARGREVLCVDDSIVALAQLRDTLSQLGITIHTASDGLKGLRQLQRWADEGLVLSDKLLMVFTDAEMPEMDGYRLTTEIRHDPRMSDLYVVLHTSLSGNFNKAMVQKVGCDNFLSKFQPEKLVDVIRERLLLEVPQEA, encoded by the coding sequence ATGGCCGGCATCCTCGACTCAGTCGATCAACGCACCCAGTTGGTGGGGCAGAATCGCCTGGAAATCCTCATGTTCCGCCTTGCCGGGCGGCAGAAATTCGCGATCAACGTGTTCAAGGTGCAGGAGGTCGTGCAACTGCCACGCATGACACTGATGCCGCACCGCCACAACTCGGTGTGTGGTGTGATCAACTTGCGTGGCCAGACCCTGCCTGTCATCGATCTGTCCCGAGCCATCGGTCTGCGCCCGCTGGTGCCGGATGCGAACAGCACCATCATCGTCACCGAGTACAACCGGTCCGTGCAGGCCTTCCTGGTCGGTGGGGTGGACCGCATCCTCAACCTCAACTGGGAGTCGGTACTGCCACCGCCCAGCACGGCGGGACGCCAGCACTACCTGACGGCGATCACCAAAGTGGATGATGAGCTGGTTGAAGTCATCGACGTGGAGAAAGTGCTGGCCGAGATCGTGCCGTACGACACGCGCATTTCCAGTGAGCGCCTGAGCGATCCGATCCTGGAGCGCGCACGTGGCCGCGAAGTGCTGTGTGTCGACGACTCCATCGTGGCCCTGGCGCAACTGCGCGATACGCTGTCGCAATTGGGCATCACCATCCACACCGCCAGTGATGGGCTCAAGGGCCTGCGCCAGTTGCAGCGATGGGCCGATGAAGGGCTGGTGCTGAGCGACAAGCTGCTGATGGTCTTCACCGACGCCGAAATGCCGGAAATGGACGGCTACCGGCTGACCACCGAGATTCGCCACGATCCACGCATGAGCGATCTCTATGTGGTGCTGCACACATCGCTGTCCGGCAACTTCAACAAGGCCATGGTGCAGAAGGTCGGTTGCGACAACTTCCTGTCCAAGTTCCAGCCGGAGAAGCTGGTGGATGTGATCAGGGAACGCCTGCTGCTGGAGGTTCCGCAGGAGGCGTAG
- a CDS encoding TonB-dependent siderophore receptor has product MIRSTLCYSPLALALQAVLLGGIVGSPSLTVQAAETSQVRHYQLPAAPLEQALNTLAQQAGITLPYDPSLVRGKRAQALDGECDVGSALAHLLAGSGLLARQGSGGNWLLEARSPLALDALELSAVSISGKAPGSITEGTGSYTTHSSSSSTRLNLSLQETPQSITVLTRQRLDDQRLDSLTDVLEATAGITVIRESLGADANSFWSRGFSIANFSIDGVPTSSSLANYRHNTAIYDRVEIVRGSTGLVSGMGTASATINMIRKRPTYEPQVILNAQAGSWDRYGGGLDLSGPLNQSGNLRGRLVADYKSQRAWVDHYEQEDITLYGITELDLSDRTLLTLGFSHQTSNADAPLRSGFPLFYSNGQRTDFKRSANSAPNWSYYDNATNNLFISLEHQFDSGWSAKAEYSHTRYVYDAVVTYLSGSPDQASGAGTSLQSTRFQADPTRQDALDVYLTGPFKLLGREHELIGGVTLSQLDTLNSTDHGWFSVSSPIANIHDWSGNAPKPQFSTYGESDSRVYQYAAYLTTRLHLTDTTQLILGNRVLDWRDNYDYTANNGAKSKNSRRESGVYIPYVGLVQALDDTWSLYNSYTKIFNPQGDWVRDASGNRLAPEEGTSYEAGIKASFDEGRLTSSLSLFRTEQDNLAIYDPSFSAYRTEQGTTTQGFELEINGELTPGWQLSAGYTHSVSTDKNDERIVTQIPRHSLKTFTSYRLPGALDKLTVGGGINWQSKAAYYPDTYMQGSYSLVNLMARYDISENLSASLNLNNLFDKAYYSSASEYGVHGAPRHFLTSLKYTY; this is encoded by the coding sequence ATGATCCGTAGCACGCTCTGCTACAGCCCCCTTGCCCTGGCCTTGCAGGCCGTCCTGCTTGGTGGAATCGTCGGCAGCCCATCCCTGACGGTACAGGCCGCAGAAACCAGCCAGGTACGCCACTACCAGTTACCCGCCGCACCGCTGGAGCAAGCGCTCAACACGTTAGCCCAGCAGGCCGGCATTACCCTGCCCTACGATCCATCACTGGTAAGGGGAAAGAGGGCGCAAGCACTGGATGGAGAGTGCGACGTCGGCAGTGCCCTCGCACACTTGCTGGCGGGCAGTGGCCTGCTGGCCAGGCAAGGCAGCGGCGGCAACTGGCTGCTGGAAGCGCGGTCGCCACTGGCACTGGATGCGCTGGAACTGAGTGCCGTGAGTATCTCCGGCAAGGCCCCTGGTTCGATCACGGAAGGCACCGGCTCCTACACCACGCATTCGTCGAGCAGTTCGACGCGGCTCAACCTGTCGCTACAGGAAACACCGCAATCGATCACCGTCCTCACACGGCAAAGACTGGACGACCAGCGCCTGGACAGCCTGACGGACGTACTGGAAGCCACTGCGGGGATTACGGTGATCAGGGAATCGCTCGGCGCGGATGCCAACTCATTCTGGTCGCGCGGGTTCTCCATCGCCAACTTCTCGATCGATGGCGTGCCGACCTCATCCTCCCTGGCCAATTACCGGCACAACACGGCCATCTACGACCGGGTGGAAATCGTCAGGGGCAGCACCGGCCTGGTCAGTGGCATGGGAACCGCGTCGGCGACCATCAATATGATCCGCAAGCGCCCGACCTATGAACCGCAGGTGATCCTGAACGCCCAGGCAGGCTCATGGGACCGTTATGGCGGTGGCCTGGACCTGTCCGGCCCGCTGAATCAGAGCGGTAACCTCCGTGGCCGCCTGGTCGCCGACTATAAGAGCCAGCGGGCCTGGGTCGACCACTACGAGCAGGAAGACATCACCCTCTACGGCATCACGGAACTGGACCTGAGCGATCGCACGCTACTGACCCTGGGCTTCAGCCACCAGACAAGCAATGCCGATGCTCCGCTACGCAGCGGCTTTCCACTCTTCTACAGCAATGGCCAGCGTACCGACTTCAAACGCTCGGCCAACAGCGCCCCGAACTGGTCCTACTACGACAACGCCACGAACAACCTCTTCATCTCACTGGAGCACCAGTTCGACAGTGGCTGGAGCGCCAAGGCGGAATACAGCCACACCCGCTATGTCTATGACGCCGTGGTGACCTACCTCAGTGGCTCGCCCGACCAGGCCAGTGGCGCGGGAACCAGTCTTCAGTCAACGCGATTCCAGGCAGACCCTACCCGGCAAGACGCGCTGGACGTCTATCTGACAGGCCCGTTCAAGCTACTCGGGCGGGAACATGAGCTGATCGGCGGCGTTACGCTTTCCCAGCTCGACACCCTGAACAGCACCGACCATGGCTGGTTCTCGGTATCTAGCCCCATCGCGAACATCCACGATTGGAGCGGCAATGCACCAAAACCGCAATTCTCCACCTATGGGGAAAGCGATAGCCGGGTCTATCAATATGCCGCCTACCTCACCACACGCCTGCATCTGACCGATACCACCCAGTTGATCCTGGGCAACCGCGTGCTCGACTGGCGGGACAACTACGACTACACCGCGAACAACGGCGCCAAGAGCAAGAACAGTCGCCGGGAAAGCGGCGTCTACATTCCCTATGTCGGCCTGGTTCAGGCACTGGATGACACCTGGTCGCTCTACAACAGCTATACGAAGATATTCAACCCCCAGGGCGACTGGGTTCGTGATGCCAGTGGCAACCGGCTGGCCCCGGAAGAAGGCACCAGCTACGAAGCCGGCATAAAGGCCAGTTTCGACGAAGGCCGCCTTACCTCAAGCCTGTCGCTGTTCAGGACCGAACAGGACAACCTCGCTATCTATGACCCATCGTTCTCCGCCTACCGAACCGAGCAAGGCACCACCACCCAGGGCTTCGAACTCGAAATCAACGGTGAACTGACGCCTGGCTGGCAGTTGAGCGCAGGCTACACCCACAGTGTCAGCACCGATAAGAACGACGAGAGGATCGTCACGCAGATTCCCCGGCACAGCCTGAAAACCTTCACCAGCTACCGCCTGCCCGGCGCGCTGGACAAGCTGACGGTCGGCGGCGGCATCAACTGGCAGAGCAAGGCAGCCTATTACCCGGACACCTACATGCAAGGCAGCTACTCCCTCGTCAACCTGATGGCCCGCTACGACATCAGCGAAAACCTTTCCGCCTCGCTCAACCTGAACAACCTGTTCGACAAGGCGTACTACTCCAGCGCCAGCGAATACGGCGTCCATGGCGCACCTCGCCACTTCCTGACATCCCTGAAATACACCTACTGA
- a CDS encoding PA2817 family protein encodes MTTSYLDHNVALMTHLRSILAAVGESEQVEDESHALFLERFDEVVSDLASVGQENYLGQELICQVFQRYPQIAHLVPRDLLWFFGGDCLHFMPDEEIAIFQAIDERRFEAEEAGEDFDWAQELQLMALPENSPRH; translated from the coding sequence ATGACGACCTCCTACCTTGATCACAATGTGGCGCTCATGACGCACCTGCGCAGCATCCTGGCCGCCGTGGGGGAAAGCGAGCAGGTGGAGGACGAGAGCCATGCCCTTTTTCTTGAACGCTTCGATGAGGTGGTGAGCGATCTGGCAAGCGTGGGGCAGGAGAACTACCTCGGCCAGGAGCTGATCTGCCAGGTCTTCCAGCGCTATCCACAGATCGCCCACCTGGTCCCGCGCGATCTGCTTTGGTTCTTTGGTGGCGATTGCCTGCACTTCATGCCGGACGAGGAGATCGCGATCTTCCAGGCCATCGACGAGCGCCGTTTCGAGGCCGAAGAGGCTGGCGAGGATTTCGACTGGGCTCAGGAGCTGCAACTGATGGCGCTGCCAGAGAACAGTCCACGGCATTGA
- a CDS encoding FecR domain-containing protein, whose protein sequence is MKATTPELPEAILDQAIDWMVRLHSGEQRPSQQAEFSHWLAANPLHALAWQALQHTEQRFQKLAPLPPQVALQTLESLGRQRLDRRQAIKLLSLFGAVGTSGWLAWDHLPVADYRTSTGERRSFELSDGSRLQLNTGSAVLERFDARQRLLELQRGEIHLDTHGDPRPFWVHTRHTRLQALGAHFSVRQDERHTDLQVDQGAVGIHRAAAETLIATQGQNYRITPTQSIRVAQPARDGSAWTRGQLVARQLPLAELARELERHRHGWLICADTIADLRVSGVFQLGDIDKALDALADSLPVRIERTTRLWTRIVPA, encoded by the coding sequence GTGAAAGCGACCACACCGGAGCTGCCTGAAGCCATCCTCGATCAGGCCATCGACTGGATGGTCCGCCTGCACTCCGGCGAACAACGCCCTTCGCAGCAAGCGGAATTCAGCCACTGGCTCGCCGCCAATCCGCTGCATGCGCTCGCTTGGCAGGCGTTGCAACACACCGAGCAGCGCTTCCAGAAACTAGCCCCGCTGCCACCTCAAGTCGCCCTGCAGACACTGGAGAGCCTGGGCCGGCAACGACTGGATCGACGCCAGGCGATCAAACTGCTGAGCCTGTTCGGGGCCGTCGGGACCAGCGGCTGGCTGGCCTGGGACCACCTCCCCGTCGCCGACTACCGTACCAGCACGGGCGAACGGCGCAGCTTCGAGCTGAGCGATGGCAGCCGGCTGCAACTCAATACCGGCAGCGCGGTGCTCGAACGTTTCGACGCGCGGCAACGCCTGCTCGAACTGCAACGCGGGGAAATTCACCTCGACACCCACGGCGATCCCCGTCCCTTCTGGGTGCATACCCGGCACACGCGACTGCAGGCGCTGGGTGCGCACTTCTCGGTGCGCCAGGACGAACGCCACACCGACCTGCAGGTCGACCAAGGGGCCGTCGGTATTCACCGTGCAGCAGCCGAGACATTGATCGCCACGCAAGGCCAGAATTACCGCATCACCCCGACGCAGAGCATTCGCGTCGCACAACCGGCACGGGATGGCAGCGCCTGGACACGCGGCCAACTGGTCGCCCGCCAACTCCCGCTGGCCGAGCTGGCACGAGAGCTGGAGCGTCATCGCCATGGCTGGCTGATCTGCGCAGACACCATCGCCGACCTGCGCGTTTCCGGCGTGTTCCAACTCGGGGATATCGACAAGGCGCTGGACGCCCTGGCGGACTCGCTGCCGGTGCGCATCGAGCGCACCACCCGGCTATGGACACGCATCGTTCCGGCATGA
- a CDS encoding type B 50S ribosomal protein L31, with amino-acid sequence MKPGIHPDYRPVLFHDVAADVYFLIGSTAQSDKTREHSDGVTYPYIALDVSSASHPVYTGQQRQTKSEGRVAGFNKRFAGFPGGGQ; translated from the coding sequence ATGAAACCCGGCATCCACCCCGATTACCGCCCTGTTCTCTTCCACGATGTCGCCGCCGACGTCTACTTCCTCATCGGCTCCACGGCACAGAGCGACAAGACCCGTGAACACAGCGATGGCGTCACCTACCCCTATATCGCCCTGGATGTATCCAGCGCCTCGCACCCGGTCTACACCGGGCAGCAGCGCCAGACCAAGAGCGAAGGCCGCGTGGCTGGCTTCAACAAGCGCTTCGCCGGCTTCCCCGGAGGTGGCCAATGA
- the mtnA gene encoding S-methyl-5-thioribose-1-phosphate isomerase, which translates to MRERLLAAEKVKSIEWRDGRLYLLDQRQLPQDSVWHCYDTASGVVQAIRSLVVRGASAIGISAAYAIVLALRARLEAGGDWRGALEEDFHHLAASRSTAANLGWALRLMRERLDRCRAGESPLHALEQQAIAIHQSDREANLVIAQLGLDAIRKYQGNAQNLLTHGNAGALASGGFGTALGVVRAASEEDLVECVYVDETRPRLQGSRLTAWELEIEGIPVLLNADAAAAHLMKVRGVTWVIVGADRIAANGDVVSQIGTYQLAVLAMHHGVRFMVAAPSSSIDMTLETAELLDLEERGDDELLGYDGQRMALGVEVFNPAFDATPADLIDLIVTERGIVERPTSEKIATLMSRRHLH; encoded by the coding sequence ATGCGCGAGCGTCTGCTGGCGGCGGAAAAGGTCAAGTCCATCGAGTGGCGGGACGGACGGCTTTATCTGCTGGACCAGCGCCAGTTGCCGCAGGACAGCGTATGGCATTGCTACGACACGGCCTCCGGCGTGGTGCAGGCCATTCGTTCCCTGGTGGTGCGTGGTGCGTCGGCCATCGGTATCAGTGCCGCCTACGCCATCGTGCTTGCGCTGCGTGCCCGTCTCGAGGCCGGTGGTGATTGGCGTGGCGCACTCGAAGAAGACTTTCACCACCTGGCCGCTTCTCGCAGTACGGCGGCCAACCTGGGCTGGGCGCTACGGCTGATGCGTGAACGACTCGACCGTTGCCGTGCGGGCGAATCCCCCTTGCATGCACTGGAGCAGCAGGCCATCGCCATCCACCAGAGCGACCGCGAGGCCAATCTGGTCATCGCGCAGTTGGGGCTGGATGCCATCCGCAAGTACCAGGGCAATGCCCAGAATCTGCTGACCCATGGCAATGCCGGCGCACTGGCCAGTGGCGGCTTCGGCACGGCCCTTGGCGTGGTGCGGGCGGCCAGTGAGGAAGACCTGGTGGAGTGCGTCTACGTCGACGAAACCCGCCCTCGTTTGCAGGGTTCGCGCCTGACTGCCTGGGAGCTGGAGATCGAAGGCATTCCCGTCCTGCTGAATGCTGACGCGGCGGCAGCGCACCTGATGAAGGTGCGTGGCGTGACCTGGGTGATCGTCGGGGCCGACCGCATCGCCGCCAATGGCGATGTCGTCAGCCAGATCGGCACCTACCAGCTTGCGGTACTGGCGATGCACCATGGTGTGCGCTTCATGGTTGCGGCCCCCAGCTCCAGCATCGACATGACCCTGGAAACGGCGGAGCTGCTGGATCTGGAAGAGCGCGGCGACGATGAGCTGCTGGGCTACGATGGACAGCGCATGGCGTTGGGCGTCGAAGTGTTCAACCCGGCGTTCGATGCGACCCCGGCGGACCTGATCGACCTCATCGTCACCGAAAGGGGCATCGTCGAGCGGCCGACCAGCGAGAAGATCGCGACGCTCATGAGTCGCCGCCACCTGCACTGA
- the gyrA gene encoding DNA gyrase subunit A: MGELAKEILPVNIEDELKQSYLDYAMSVIVGRALPDARDGLKPVHRRVLYAMSELGNDWNKPYKKSARVVGDVIGKYHPHGDSAVYDTIVRMAQPFSLRYMLVDGQGNFGSVDGDNAAAMRYTEVRMAKLAHELLADLEKETVDWVPNYDGTEQIPAVMPTKIPNLLVNGSSGIAVGMATNIPPHNLGEVIDGCLALIDNADISIDELMQFIPGPDFPTAGIINGRAGIIEAYRTGRGRIYIRARADIEDIDKVGGRQQIVITELPYQLNKARLIEKIAELVKEKKIEGITELRDESDKDGMRVVIELRRGEVPEVVLNNLYAQTQLQSVFGINVVALIDGQPRTLNLKELLEAFVLHRREVVTRRTVYELRKARERGHILEGQAVALSNIDPVIALIKASPTPAEAKEALISMSWESSAVVAMVERAGAESCRPEGLDEQFGLIDGKYHLSPEQAQAILDLRLHRLTGLEHEKLLGEYQEILAQIGELIRILTSPERLMEVIREELEKVKAEFGDKRRTEITASQTDLTMADLIPEEERVVTISHGGYAKSQPLAAYQAQRRGGKGKSATGVKDEDYIEHLLVANSHATLLLFSSKGKVYWLKTFEIPEASRAARGRPMVNLLPLDEGELITAMLQIDLEALQQNAGDEDDLDDLEGSVIEGEVVEAEVEEADGETAELVAEPTGAFIFMATAKGTVKKVPLAQFSKPRSSGLIALKLDEGDRLIAAAITDGAREVMLFSEAGKVIRFAESAVRTMGRNARGVRGIRLAQGQRLISMLIPESGAQILTASERGYGKRTALSKFPRRGRGGQGVIAMVCSERNGKLVSAIQVQEGEEIMLISDQGTLVRTRVDEVSSSGRNTQGVTLIKLAKEETLVGLERVQEPSEDEDAELDEALPGDEAVDGEAEQQPEE, translated from the coding sequence ATGGGCGAACTGGCCAAAGAAATTCTTCCCGTCAACATCGAAGACGAGCTCAAGCAGTCCTATCTCGACTATGCAATGAGCGTGATCGTCGGTCGAGCCTTGCCGGACGCGCGTGATGGCTTGAAGCCGGTGCACCGCCGTGTCCTCTATGCCATGAGCGAGCTGGGCAACGACTGGAACAAGCCGTACAAGAAATCCGCCCGTGTGGTCGGTGACGTGATCGGTAAATACCACCCCCACGGCGACTCGGCGGTGTATGACACCATCGTGCGCATGGCCCAGCCGTTCTCGCTGCGCTACATGCTGGTCGACGGCCAGGGCAACTTCGGTTCGGTGGATGGCGACAACGCGGCCGCCATGCGTTACACCGAGGTGCGCATGGCCAAGCTGGCCCATGAGCTGCTGGCCGACCTCGAGAAGGAAACCGTCGACTGGGTGCCCAACTACGACGGCACCGAGCAGATCCCGGCGGTCATGCCGACCAAGATCCCCAACCTGCTGGTCAATGGTTCCAGCGGTATTGCCGTGGGCATGGCGACCAACATCCCGCCGCACAACCTCGGCGAAGTGATCGATGGTTGCCTGGCGCTGATCGACAACGCCGATATCAGCATCGACGAACTGATGCAGTTCATCCCCGGCCCCGACTTCCCCACGGCGGGCATCATCAACGGTCGTGCCGGCATCATCGAGGCCTACCGCACTGGCCGTGGCCGCATCTACATCCGCGCCCGCGCCGATATCGAGGACATCGACAAGGTCGGTGGCCGCCAGCAGATCGTCATCACCGAGCTGCCTTACCAGTTGAACAAGGCGCGGCTGATCGAAAAGATCGCCGAGCTGGTGAAAGAGAAGAAGATCGAAGGCATCACCGAGCTGCGCGACGAGTCCGACAAGGACGGTATGCGTGTGGTGATCGAGTTGCGCCGTGGCGAAGTGCCGGAAGTGGTGCTCAACAACCTTTACGCGCAGACGCAACTGCAGAGCGTGTTCGGGATCAACGTGGTGGCGCTGATCGATGGTCAGCCGCGTACGCTGAACCTCAAGGAACTGCTGGAAGCCTTCGTCCTGCACCGTCGCGAGGTGGTGACCCGGCGTACCGTCTACGAACTGCGCAAGGCGCGCGAACGCGGCCACATCCTTGAAGGCCAGGCGGTCGCATTGTCCAACATCGACCCGGTGATCGCGCTGATCAAGGCGTCGCCGACGCCGGCCGAGGCCAAGGAAGCCTTGATTTCCATGTCGTGGGAGTCGAGTGCGGTGGTGGCCATGGTCGAGCGCGCTGGCGCCGAATCCTGCCGCCCCGAAGGGCTGGACGAGCAGTTCGGCCTGATAGACGGCAAGTATCACCTGTCGCCGGAACAGGCCCAGGCGATCCTGGACCTGCGCCTGCATCGCCTGACGGGTCTCGAACATGAGAAGCTGCTGGGCGAGTACCAGGAAATCCTTGCCCAGATCGGCGAACTGATCCGCATCCTGACCAGCCCCGAGCGGCTGATGGAAGTGATTCGCGAGGAGCTGGAGAAGGTCAAGGCAGAGTTCGGCGACAAGCGTCGCACCGAAATCACCGCGTCCCAGACCGACCTGACCATGGCCGACCTGATCCCCGAAGAGGAGCGGGTGGTGACCATTTCCCATGGTGGCTATGCCAAGAGCCAGCCGCTGGCCGCCTACCAGGCGCAGCGTCGCGGCGGCAAGGGCAAGTCGGCCACGGGCGTCAAGGACGAGGACTACATCGAACACCTGCTGGTCGCCAACAGCCATGCCACGCTGCTGCTGTTCTCCAGCAAGGGCAAGGTCTACTGGCTGAAGACCTTCGAGATTCCCGAGGCTTCGCGCGCGGCCCGTGGCCGTCCCATGGTCAACCTGCTGCCGCTGGACGAGGGTGAGTTGATCACCGCCATGCTGCAGATCGACCTGGAAGCGCTGCAGCAGAATGCCGGCGATGAGGACGATCTGGACGATCTTGAAGGCTCCGTGATCGAAGGCGAAGTGGTCGAGGCCGAGGTCGAGGAGGCCGATGGCGAGACTGCCGAGCTGGTCGCCGAACCGACCGGCGCCTTCATCTTCATGGCCACCGCCAAGGGTACGGTGAAGAAAGTGCCGCTGGCGCAGTTCAGCAAACCGCGCAGCTCCGGCCTGATCGCCCTGAAACTGGACGAAGGCGACCGCCTGATCGCCGCTGCCATCACCGATGGTGCGCGGGAAGTCATGCTGTTCTCCGAGGCTGGCAAAGTGATCCGCTTCGCTGAAAGCGCCGTGCGCACCATGGGCCGTAACGCCCGAGGTGTGCGCGGTATTCGCCTGGCGCAAGGTCAGCGCCTGATTTCCATGCTGATCCCCGAATCGGGAGCGCAGATCCTCACGGCGTCCGAGCGTGGCTATGGCAAGCGCACTGCACTGAGCAAGTTCCCGCGTCGCGGACGTGGCGGCCAGGGCGTCATCGCCATGGTCTGCAGCGAGCGCAACGGCAAGCTGGTCTCTGCCATCCAGGTGCAGGAAGGTGAGGAAATCATGCTGATTTCCGATCAGGGCACACTGGTGCGTACGCGCGTCGACGAAGTCTCCAGCTCCGGGCGTAATACCCAGGGCGTCACGCTGATCAAGCTGGCCAAGGAGGAAACCCTGGTCGGACTGGAGCGGGTGCAGGAGCCTTCCGAGGACGAAGACGCCGAGTTGGATGAGGCGCTGCCCGGCGATGAAGCCGTGGACGGCGAGGCTGAGCAGCAGCCGGAAGAGTGA